The Thermococcus thermotolerans genome contains a region encoding:
- a CDS encoding PH domain-containing protein, with the protein MGANLPKAVVRHLEPDEKVLFTVRKKVSLEKPKWLVITDRRIIYIDEKVLGRYDMKAIPYQKLEEVTVELGVISSEFLIKGEENIRLKLGWMNKEQAKNAINSIKDALNAIAVEPVTIEVKKGLTHETWVLKKPKEFVSRVVSAGATVQHPPALEKKEDPIEKLKKLKELYDMGIISAEEYEEKRKKLLEQI; encoded by the coding sequence ATGGGTGCAAACCTTCCAAAGGCCGTTGTCCGGCATTTAGAACCGGATGAAAAGGTTCTGTTTACCGTCAGAAAAAAGGTCAGCCTTGAAAAGCCGAAGTGGCTGGTAATAACGGACAGGAGAATAATCTACATCGATGAGAAAGTCCTCGGAAGGTACGACATGAAGGCCATACCCTATCAGAAGCTTGAGGAGGTCACCGTTGAGCTGGGCGTCATATCATCCGAGTTCCTCATAAAGGGCGAGGAGAACATAAGGCTCAAGCTCGGCTGGATGAACAAGGAGCAGGCGAAAAACGCGATAAACTCCATAAAGGACGCCCTCAACGCGATAGCCGTCGAGCCGGTAACGATAGAGGTCAAGAAGGGCCTGACCCACGAGACATGGGTTCTGAAGAAGCCCAAGGAGTTCGTGAGCAGGGTCGTCTCGGCTGGAGCCACGGTTCAGCATCCCCCTGCGCTGGAGAAGAAGGAAGACCCCATCGAGAAACTCAAGAAGCTGAAGGAGCTCTACGACATGGGCATTATAAGCGCCGAAGAGTACGAGGAAAAGAGAAAGAAGCTACTGGAACAGATTTAA
- a CDS encoding CGP-CTERM sorting domain-containing protein has product MGMKKFGIFVVFFILMGFLLPLASPSTAWEVIYSVQRDKTMFESSYNPLSFVPGNDGDYYLLGSHGAGLAVLVHISPMGEALWMKNFSLSPKLPLNLPYGQYQGVSDIAVGKDGIYVVLMTNGVVNVTYPDGWLRGDPLFTLVKFDFSGNPVWARAFKNSKGGYSGIRVQPTGDGVIVVAPIYAHMHHKNPDDPYDSDYIAPRLDVGAVKFDPSGNLEWIHIYGREGIHEHVMVVGFDGNDVVIAFSSPSGIPDFGVMAIDPKTGKPKWVREYRQAVDGGELWKMGRFNSLSGGRPMLYSVPDGWLYTNGLPGKYDGGASIWMKLDKKGNVLWSGFWNTSLPNGESPAGFTLADDGNYIFFDPLVKTSPSGDILEAYYDVQPHSRYITRAGNGFAIFLSPDRLLKLGPNMEFAGCDVHHVEQGSELVAWVPNFVELGKDDVKFVKVPFYSETSSEGTFEFDDLPMWEWYKIAQVEVWVHDHPGEYFHVKEVCNQTDSSVGSETDDSGSPTTSSPSATTSGGSGFTTQSPSGGSGGETGTDGGSSVEVTCGPGIMALLALLVIIITRR; this is encoded by the coding sequence ATGGGGATGAAAAAATTCGGCATCTTCGTCGTGTTTTTCATTCTTATGGGCTTTTTATTGCCCCTTGCAAGCCCCTCTACCGCGTGGGAGGTAATATACAGTGTCCAGCGTGATAAAACGATGTTTGAAAGCTCATACAACCCTCTGTCTTTCGTCCCTGGAAACGATGGGGACTACTATCTTTTGGGGAGCCACGGGGCCGGACTGGCGGTTTTGGTACACATCTCCCCTATGGGGGAAGCGCTCTGGATGAAGAATTTCAGCTTAAGCCCAAAACTCCCCCTCAATCTTCCCTACGGGCAGTATCAGGGTGTATCTGATATCGCCGTCGGAAAGGACGGCATATACGTGGTTCTGATGACAAACGGCGTCGTTAACGTAACCTATCCAGACGGCTGGCTCAGAGGAGACCCTCTCTTTACCCTGGTCAAGTTCGACTTCTCGGGAAACCCGGTCTGGGCAAGGGCATTCAAGAACTCAAAAGGTGGCTATTCGGGCATCAGGGTTCAGCCTACAGGTGATGGGGTCATAGTGGTCGCTCCAATCTACGCGCACATGCATCATAAAAACCCAGACGACCCATATGACTCAGATTACATAGCCCCTCGCCTTGACGTGGGGGCGGTAAAGTTCGACCCCTCCGGAAACCTGGAGTGGATTCACATCTACGGCAGGGAGGGCATCCACGAGCACGTTATGGTCGTGGGCTTCGACGGGAACGATGTTGTCATAGCCTTCTCCTCGCCCAGTGGCATTCCAGACTTCGGTGTTATGGCCATAGACCCCAAAACTGGAAAGCCGAAATGGGTCAGGGAGTACAGACAGGCGGTAGATGGCGGTGAGCTATGGAAAATGGGGCGCTTCAATAGCCTCTCCGGTGGAAGGCCGATGCTCTACAGCGTCCCGGACGGGTGGCTCTACACCAACGGCCTCCCTGGGAAGTACGATGGGGGCGCTTCGATATGGATGAAGCTCGACAAGAAGGGCAACGTCCTCTGGAGCGGCTTCTGGAACACGAGCCTCCCCAATGGAGAATCTCCAGCTGGCTTTACACTCGCTGACGACGGAAATTACATCTTCTTTGACCCGCTCGTCAAGACATCTCCCTCGGGCGACATTTTGGAGGCCTACTACGACGTCCAGCCTCACAGTCGCTACATAACGCGCGCTGGGAACGGCTTTGCCATCTTCCTTTCCCCTGATAGACTCCTTAAGCTTGGCCCGAACATGGAATTCGCCGGCTGTGACGTCCATCATGTCGAGCAGGGTAGTGAGCTGGTCGCGTGGGTTCCCAACTTCGTGGAGCTTGGAAAGGATGACGTAAAGTTCGTGAAGGTGCCTTTCTACTCTGAGACCAGCTCTGAAGGAACGTTTGAGTTCGACGACCTCCCGATGTGGGAATGGTACAAGATCGCCCAGGTGGAGGTATGGGTTCACGATCATCCGGGCGAGTATTTCCACGTTAAAGAAGTCTGTAACCAGACGGATTCGTCTGTTGGGAGCGAAACTGATGATTCGGGTAGCCCCACCACCTCCAGCCCATCTGCTACCACATCAGGGGGTTCCGGCTTCACAACCCAAAGTCCATCCGGTGGTTCCGGTGGGGAAACTGGCACTGACGGGGGAAGTTCAGTGGAGGTTACCTGCGGGCCGGGTATAATGGCCCTGCTCGCGCTGTTGGTGATCATAATAACGAGGAGGTGA
- a CDS encoding BtpA/SgcQ family protein — MQFEKKPLIGMVHLKPLPGSYLYDGNIDNVIELAVNDAKTLEKAGFDAIMVENFGDVPFPKYVDKTTVAAFTAVAKAIRDEVSLPLGINVLRNDGIAAYSIAYAVKADFIRVNVLSGVAYTDQGLMEGIAHELARLRKLLPSGIKVFADVHVKHAVHFFDFEDAIRDTVERGLADAIVVSGRATGKPVDVEKLALAKRVSPVPVVVGSGTSYDNLHELWKFADGFIVGTWIKRDGKVENEVSLERAMKLVELAKSLRH; from the coding sequence ATGCAGTTCGAGAAGAAACCCCTCATAGGCATGGTTCACCTGAAGCCCCTTCCGGGTTCCTACCTCTACGACGGGAACATTGATAACGTCATCGAGCTGGCCGTTAATGACGCGAAAACCCTTGAAAAGGCGGGCTTCGATGCGATAATGGTCGAGAACTTCGGTGATGTTCCGTTCCCAAAGTACGTGGACAAGACGACCGTCGCGGCATTCACAGCCGTCGCCAAGGCAATCCGCGACGAGGTGAGCCTGCCCCTGGGAATAAATGTCCTCCGCAACGACGGAATTGCCGCCTATTCCATAGCCTACGCGGTTAAAGCTGACTTCATAAGGGTGAACGTGCTGAGCGGCGTTGCCTACACGGACCAGGGCCTCATGGAGGGCATCGCCCACGAGCTGGCAAGGCTCAGAAAGCTCCTCCCGAGCGGGATAAAGGTCTTCGCGGACGTCCACGTCAAGCACGCCGTCCACTTCTTCGACTTCGAGGACGCGATAAGGGACACCGTCGAGCGCGGTCTCGCCGATGCCATAGTTGTCAGCGGCAGGGCAACCGGAAAGCCCGTTGACGTTGAAAAGCTCGCCCTGGCGAAGAGAGTCTCGCCCGTGCCGGTGGTTGTGGGTTCGGGCACCTCCTACGACAACCTCCATGAGCTCTGGAAGTTTGCGGACGGCTTCATAGTGGGTACGTGGATCAAGCGGGACGGAAAGGTCGAGAACGAGGTCTCGCTTGAGAGGGCGATGAAGCTGGTCGAGCTGGCGAAAAGTCTTCGCCATTGA
- a CDS encoding AAA family ATPase: MMEIKEAFETLEEIVDRISRVYIGNEVVVRKTLAAALVNGNVLFEDYPGLGKTLLAKAFGKVLGLKYTRVQFTPDLLPADILGTKVWRQNLGTFELIKGPIFTHVLLADEINRAPPKTQSALLEAMEEKQVTIEGETFTLERPFFVIATQNPIEFEGTYPLPEAQLDRFLLRLRVGYPKSLEDEVAILEARLSWRRDDPTVDMEALIDRETFVGMQDLVEEGIFISRDLLKYIAELIRNARADERVEAGPSPRGGIALMKVAKANALLEGRDFVLPDDVKAYAVDALAHRIVVKPEYAFEGISGEEIVREALEKTPVPKEAGEK, translated from the coding sequence ATGATGGAGATTAAAGAGGCGTTTGAGACCCTTGAGGAGATCGTCGACAGGATTTCCAGGGTGTATATTGGTAATGAGGTTGTTGTTAGGAAGACTTTGGCTGCCGCGCTGGTGAATGGGAATGTGCTCTTCGAGGATTACCCTGGTTTGGGGAAAACCCTCTTAGCCAAAGCCTTCGGGAAGGTTTTGGGCTTGAAGTACACGCGCGTCCAATTCACGCCAGACTTGCTCCCAGCAGACATCTTAGGCACTAAAGTCTGGCGTCAAAACCTCGGAACCTTTGAGCTCATCAAGGGGCCCATATTCACGCACGTTCTACTGGCGGATGAGATTAATCGAGCGCCACCAAAGACTCAGTCGGCTCTTCTCGAAGCCATGGAGGAGAAGCAGGTGACTATCGAGGGTGAGACTTTTACTTTGGAGAGGCCGTTCTTCGTGATTGCGACTCAGAATCCAATTGAGTTCGAGGGGACTTATCCATTGCCCGAGGCTCAGCTCGACAGGTTCCTCCTCAGGCTCCGCGTTGGTTATCCGAAATCGCTTGAGGATGAGGTTGCCATTCTTGAGGCTCGCTTGTCCTGGCGGAGGGATGATCCGACGGTTGACATGGAGGCTTTGATCGATCGGGAGACTTTTGTGGGCATGCAGGATTTGGTTGAGGAGGGAATCTTCATCAGCCGGGACTTGTTGAAGTACATTGCCGAGTTAATTCGGAATGCTCGGGCTGATGAGCGGGTTGAGGCTGGGCCGAGTCCTCGTGGGGGCATTGCTTTGATGAAGGTGGCTAAGGCTAATGCTTTGCTCGAGGGGCGGGATTTTGTTCTGCCGGATGATGTTAAGGCTTACGCGGTGGATGCTTTGGCTCACAGGATTGTGGTCAAGCCCGAGTACGCGTTTGAGGGCATAAGCGGGGAGGAGATTGTGAGGGAAGCCCTAGAAAAAACACCCGTACCTAAAGAGGCGGGGGAGAAATGA
- a CDS encoding DUF58 domain-containing protein, whose translation MRKSLTGYILWALLLGTAFLSPGMIGLAIVPLSLLALAMLVDPPRGVRVRRRLSRREIRLGEEVEIRVEVTVEKGIGLVVVRDPLPKNVALTSGNNVGVFFKGLKPLKAEYTYRIRPMLRGFYRLPRSEVTTRNPLGTRYIWGLYGEELRLRAVPKVIRAVPIAETRRKAKISVPETSFSIRGPISTDFKEIRDYQTGDPMKLINWKATARTGRVLVNEFEREGKKTVLFIVDAREAMKIGIESESPYEHAMNLVASMAHRFLRKDYHVGLYLLGARKFLPPATGPRQLHTMVRTMMDFERVQTEEESFADAVERLKRILVQYSPLVIYVSNVLDRTAGETKKGVLTVMAVHRGKSRPVVVDISVYPTLDPKTGTLIEMEKRAIMAELEGTGAYVVRWLPGREEIGEVLSKLLGEIR comes from the coding sequence ATGAGGAAAAGCCTAACCGGATACATCCTCTGGGCACTGCTCCTTGGGACGGCATTCCTCTCGCCGGGGATGATAGGCCTAGCCATAGTGCCGCTCTCCCTTCTCGCCCTGGCGATGCTCGTTGACCCCCCGAGAGGGGTGAGGGTGAGGAGAAGGCTCTCAAGGCGCGAGATAAGGCTCGGCGAGGAGGTCGAAATCAGGGTCGAGGTTACCGTGGAGAAGGGGATTGGACTGGTCGTCGTCAGGGACCCGCTTCCAAAGAACGTCGCCCTCACATCGGGGAACAACGTAGGGGTCTTCTTCAAGGGCCTGAAGCCGCTGAAGGCGGAGTACACCTACCGGATACGGCCGATGCTCAGGGGATTCTACAGGCTGCCGAGGAGCGAGGTGACCACCAGAAATCCGCTGGGGACGAGGTACATCTGGGGGCTCTACGGTGAGGAACTCAGGCTCAGGGCTGTCCCCAAAGTCATCAGGGCGGTTCCGATAGCAGAGACACGGAGGAAGGCCAAGATAAGCGTTCCTGAAACAAGCTTCTCGATAAGGGGGCCCATCTCCACGGACTTCAAGGAGATAAGGGACTACCAGACCGGCGATCCGATGAAGCTCATAAACTGGAAGGCCACCGCGAGGACGGGACGGGTTCTAGTCAACGAGTTCGAGAGAGAGGGCAAGAAGACGGTCCTGTTCATAGTTGACGCCAGGGAGGCTATGAAGATAGGGATTGAGAGCGAGAGCCCCTACGAGCACGCCATGAACCTGGTCGCGTCGATGGCGCACCGCTTCCTCAGGAAGGACTACCATGTGGGGCTGTACCTACTCGGCGCCAGAAAGTTCCTGCCGCCGGCAACGGGGCCGAGACAGCTTCATACAATGGTCAGGACGATGATGGACTTCGAGAGGGTTCAAACCGAAGAGGAAAGCTTTGCCGACGCCGTTGAAAGGCTGAAGAGGATACTCGTCCAGTACAGCCCCCTAGTCATATACGTCTCCAACGTGCTCGATAGAACGGCCGGAGAGACCAAGAAGGGAGTTCTGACTGTAATGGCCGTCCACAGGGGGAAATCCAGACCCGTGGTGGTGGACATCTCCGTCTACCCGACCCTTGACCCCAAAACGGGCACGCTGATCGAGATGGAAAAGCGGGCCATAATGGCGGAGCTGGAGGGCACCGGAGCTTACGTCGTCCGCTGGCTCCCCGGGCGGGAGGAGATTGGAGAGGTGCTGAGCAAGCTGCTGGGGGAGATAAGATGA
- a CDS encoding alpha-amylase family glycosyl hydrolase, whose product MLLVPLAEAYSVPERGVVYQVMVDRFYDGNQSNNEPFYDPTHTSYRLYWGGDLEGLTEKLDYIASLGVSMIWVSPLNDNINKMAHGSAPYHGYWTRDYKRIEEHFGTWKDFRELVEEAKKRGMCVIVDYVPNHSNPAMDGEFGALYDNGTFVTDYYRDTRNASVNPYTGIREDIYHHNGNIFTWSGVPLKYANLFGLADFNQLNPWVDSYLTEGAMLFADSGACGFRIDAVKHMELGWLEAFYLRLYSKGPLFIYGEYYSLSPERSDDLHELYRYSNVSPVLNIPIREDIVRTFGFVGSLETLSRTLEDYYSLFVYPNKQVNFLDSHDLVRFLNAAKRDDAVERFHMALALTMTLPGIPVIYYGDESYLVSKDGKGDPYNRPMMAFNNTTEAAHIIRTLAELRKTNDALAFGDFRTVYANYSVWAFERTFGSHRLLVVMNKGSPVGLTLNLGWPDGKYRDALYGAEMSVSDGRASLELGRNGFYVFHIEGEQKEPLIGSVTPYIAQPGQRILIGGAGFGSSGRVIIGGVEARVLSWNSTEILVEVPEVKSQKAWLDVVVKTGRKASEPAKLRYYSGNDIPVLLAFNASLVNVSFSGTLWIRGNLSELAEPRPLLKSSTGYYFTVAPLPNGTAFSAELYTGSPWGELEPLNVTLYGFLNSTVVVLRDEPSIVAMPTTTVQKPTGENALPYLLVALLLGAALIIWKKRG is encoded by the coding sequence ATGCTCTTGGTGCCTTTGGCGGAAGCTTACAGTGTTCCCGAGAGGGGCGTAGTCTATCAGGTGATGGTTGACCGATTCTACGATGGGAATCAGAGCAACAACGAGCCCTTCTACGACCCGACCCACACAAGCTACCGCCTCTACTGGGGAGGTGACCTGGAAGGCCTGACAGAAAAGCTCGACTACATAGCGAGCCTCGGCGTCTCCATGATATGGGTCTCTCCGCTCAACGACAACATAAACAAAATGGCACACGGCTCTGCCCCCTACCACGGCTACTGGACGCGCGACTACAAACGCATAGAGGAGCACTTCGGAACCTGGAAGGATTTCAGGGAGCTAGTGGAGGAAGCCAAGAAGAGGGGCATGTGCGTAATCGTTGACTACGTCCCCAACCACTCCAACCCTGCAATGGACGGCGAGTTTGGAGCTCTCTACGACAACGGCACGTTTGTAACGGACTACTACCGAGACACCAGGAACGCCAGTGTTAATCCCTACACGGGCATCAGGGAGGACATCTACCACCACAACGGCAACATTTTCACCTGGTCTGGAGTCCCCCTCAAGTACGCCAACCTCTTCGGCTTAGCTGACTTCAACCAGCTCAACCCGTGGGTCGATTCGTACCTCACCGAGGGGGCGATGCTCTTTGCCGATTCAGGTGCCTGCGGCTTCAGGATCGACGCCGTCAAGCACATGGAACTCGGCTGGCTGGAGGCCTTTTATCTGCGCCTCTACTCCAAAGGGCCACTCTTCATCTACGGGGAGTACTACTCGCTCTCTCCGGAAAGGAGCGACGACCTTCACGAGCTCTACCGCTACTCCAATGTCTCACCGGTCCTCAACATACCGATAAGGGAGGACATAGTGAGGACCTTCGGCTTCGTGGGAAGCCTTGAAACCCTCTCCAGAACGCTTGAGGATTACTACTCCCTTTTCGTCTATCCGAACAAACAGGTTAACTTCCTCGACAGCCACGACCTCGTCCGCTTCCTCAACGCGGCAAAGCGGGACGACGCGGTGGAGCGCTTCCACATGGCCCTGGCACTGACGATGACCCTACCCGGGATCCCGGTGATATACTACGGCGATGAGAGCTACCTGGTGAGCAAAGACGGAAAGGGCGACCCCTACAACCGGCCGATGATGGCCTTCAACAACACCACCGAGGCCGCCCATATAATCAGAACCTTAGCTGAGCTGAGAAAGACCAACGATGCTCTGGCCTTTGGAGACTTCAGAACGGTTTACGCCAACTACTCTGTATGGGCCTTTGAGAGAACCTTCGGAAGCCATAGACTCCTTGTGGTTATGAACAAGGGCTCGCCTGTGGGTCTGACCCTCAACCTCGGCTGGCCCGACGGAAAGTACCGCGACGCCCTCTACGGGGCCGAGATGAGCGTTTCGGATGGAAGGGCCTCCCTCGAACTCGGACGCAACGGCTTCTACGTCTTCCACATCGAAGGGGAGCAAAAAGAACCCCTCATAGGTTCGGTAACCCCTTACATTGCCCAGCCCGGTCAGAGAATCCTCATAGGTGGGGCCGGCTTCGGCTCCTCCGGAAGGGTCATCATCGGTGGCGTTGAGGCGAGGGTCCTCTCGTGGAATTCGACCGAGATACTCGTTGAGGTTCCCGAGGTGAAAAGTCAAAAAGCGTGGCTCGACGTCGTAGTCAAAACCGGGAGGAAGGCCAGCGAACCGGCAAAGCTGCGCTACTATTCGGGGAACGACATTCCGGTGCTGTTGGCTTTTAACGCGAGCCTTGTGAATGTGTCTTTTTCGGGAACCCTCTGGATCAGGGGCAACCTGTCGGAGCTGGCCGAGCCGAGGCCGCTCCTTAAATCATCGACGGGCTACTACTTCACCGTCGCCCCTCTCCCCAACGGAACGGCATTCTCGGCGGAGCTCTACACCGGCTCTCCGTGGGGGGAGCTTGAACCCCTCAACGTCACCCTCTACGGCTTCCTGAACTCCACGGTTGTTGTCCTTAGGGATGAGCCTTCCATCGTTGCAATGCCAACGACGACAGTCCAGAAACCCACCGGAGAGAACGCCCTCCCATACCTCCTCGTTGCCCTCCTGCTCGGGGCGGCTCTGATAATCTGGAAGAAAAGGGGTTAA
- a CDS encoding transglutaminase domain-containing protein, whose product MARRKYVSFLTLTLLSLLLTSVVLGPALIEAPPGTKSIEDILSPKLPPGNETNETGPPVEIPVSPRFVLLVTGAAHTHYLRLNVYTDYVDGRWLTRNATKIPSNVLAPPEIKVPHHSESDRITVVSFLPLRGNLFTSLYTTRVDGAGAEAIPEYNLFRTPLNVTTYSFSAVSYTFDWPYLVNLTAGNQTEYLSAPNDTLLVELARTITLGSRSDYEKALDIARYLANNYRHVENATPPAGADRLTWFLFESKAGSSYDFASAFVVLARLNGLPARLVEGVYIDAIPQTQVVTEKNRHFWAEVYFENAGWLVFDPLHPDQNVYVPFELDVSPPRMTLDTGSSGTVTVKFERVASGTNSSVTVDVPTLGRIAVINESGIYNLTVGPFGEPGYYPVMVRAFTKAGTPASVLRLTAVTVPGEITVIPDQAAVGLLKESQIILGLPIQGATQDVRLNTTSPLVETWFWWGTPGSETGIYVRLASPLRYPLGWHVVNMTVTSGAKRYPLHIPVFVMESTAISVDIPHTLTAGDSLIINGTVSGISTGSAPPLGSIVVLLSDGERDILIGYGNLSNGRFSLPIRIPEYLKPMTSQVKAYYIAPPGYPYLFSSTTLVVRIKGLAKFSLPGLILARPGNVTVVGSLIDGAGEPIANATVAYYLDGRYLGNATSRTDGRFSMRLEIPGIEQHALTLEYPGSANYSPATMNVRLATVELDVPDRVTGELGKPIRISGRVIGIENATLKAYVFPGKTYTINVVNGSFDFTVEPFQTVGERSVEFRHGASILKRITVAVVSPVRIELLTSEARGEKTARLKFRVVDSVNDPVSGIYLNVSVDGFVMRVMTNGSGIATLDVPVPERETNATVTVAFDGSPYYLPASGRFYVIISKKRKIPWFYIGVIVIIGALVARYRLVKRKPEERRRDRILKIIFNNGIPLFQEGESMEISIECDGEPELYVDGKPVGKGRDFRLTLPLGDHTIEARCGDLVETARARILPSYNDAVVEYYERCFLPWAKGVGVDVDELTPREIAETLTDMMYPWEPVDTLTWIFEKAKYSGRRVSRDEFIRFYRSVLEVIGGGCVV is encoded by the coding sequence ATGGCGAGGCGGAAATACGTCTCCTTTCTCACCCTCACACTGCTCTCCCTCCTCCTTACCTCCGTCGTGCTGGGGCCAGCCCTCATCGAGGCACCCCCCGGAACCAAGAGCATCGAGGATATACTCTCACCAAAACTTCCGCCCGGAAACGAAACCAACGAAACCGGGCCGCCGGTGGAGATTCCGGTATCGCCTCGCTTTGTCCTTCTCGTCACCGGAGCGGCGCACACCCACTACCTCAGGCTCAACGTCTACACCGACTACGTGGACGGAAGGTGGCTGACCAGAAACGCCACTAAGATTCCGAGCAATGTCCTTGCCCCCCCTGAGATAAAAGTCCCCCACCACAGCGAAAGTGACAGAATAACTGTTGTATCGTTTCTGCCCCTTAGGGGCAACCTGTTCACGTCGCTCTACACGACCCGCGTTGACGGTGCCGGGGCAGAGGCCATCCCCGAGTACAACCTCTTCAGAACCCCCCTGAACGTGACCACATACTCGTTCTCCGCAGTCAGCTACACATTTGACTGGCCGTATCTGGTGAACCTTACCGCCGGGAACCAGACGGAGTACCTCTCAGCCCCCAACGACACCCTGCTCGTGGAGCTGGCCAGGACCATAACCCTTGGCTCCCGCTCCGACTACGAGAAGGCCCTCGATATAGCCAGATACCTCGCCAACAACTACAGACACGTGGAGAACGCGACCCCCCCAGCAGGTGCAGACAGGCTGACATGGTTCCTGTTCGAGTCAAAAGCGGGTAGCTCTTACGACTTCGCCTCGGCCTTCGTGGTTCTGGCCAGGCTTAACGGCCTTCCCGCGAGGCTCGTTGAGGGAGTCTACATCGATGCAATCCCCCAGACCCAGGTGGTGACCGAGAAAAACAGGCACTTCTGGGCAGAGGTTTACTTTGAGAACGCCGGCTGGCTGGTCTTTGACCCCCTGCATCCGGACCAGAACGTTTACGTCCCCTTCGAACTCGATGTCTCGCCGCCGAGGATGACCCTCGACACCGGCTCCTCCGGAACGGTTACGGTGAAGTTCGAGAGGGTCGCGAGCGGGACTAACTCAAGCGTCACCGTGGACGTTCCTACCCTCGGTAGGATAGCGGTAATCAACGAGTCGGGGATATACAACCTGACTGTGGGGCCCTTTGGGGAGCCCGGGTACTACCCAGTCATGGTCAGGGCATTCACGAAGGCGGGAACACCGGCCTCGGTGCTCCGTCTCACCGCAGTTACAGTCCCGGGTGAGATAACCGTCATCCCGGACCAGGCCGCGGTTGGCCTCCTCAAGGAGAGCCAGATCATCCTTGGACTTCCGATACAGGGCGCCACCCAGGACGTGAGGCTCAACACGACCTCTCCACTGGTTGAGACATGGTTCTGGTGGGGAACGCCCGGAAGCGAGACCGGGATATACGTCCGGCTGGCTTCGCCTCTCAGATATCCCCTCGGATGGCACGTTGTGAACATGACCGTGACGAGCGGCGCAAAGAGGTATCCCCTCCACATCCCGGTCTTTGTTATGGAATCCACCGCGATCAGTGTGGATATCCCCCATACCCTGACGGCGGGTGATTCTCTCATCATAAACGGCACGGTGAGCGGAATCTCCACCGGAAGCGCCCCACCGCTGGGAAGCATCGTGGTGCTCCTGAGTGACGGCGAGAGAGATATCCTGATAGGGTACGGCAACCTCTCGAACGGCAGGTTTTCACTCCCCATCAGGATTCCCGAATACCTGAAGCCCATGACGAGCCAGGTGAAGGCCTACTACATCGCACCCCCCGGGTATCCGTACCTGTTCTCAAGCACCACGCTGGTGGTCAGGATAAAGGGGCTAGCAAAGTTTTCGCTCCCCGGGCTGATTTTAGCCCGACCTGGGAACGTCACAGTGGTGGGGAGCCTTATCGACGGTGCTGGTGAGCCGATAGCCAACGCCACCGTCGCCTACTACCTGGACGGGAGGTACCTCGGAAACGCAACGAGCAGAACAGACGGCAGGTTCTCCATGAGGCTGGAGATTCCGGGGATAGAACAGCACGCGCTGACCCTTGAGTATCCGGGAAGTGCCAACTATTCCCCGGCAACCATGAACGTCAGGCTCGCAACCGTTGAACTCGACGTTCCAGATAGGGTAACCGGCGAACTCGGAAAGCCCATCAGGATCAGCGGCAGGGTTATCGGGATTGAAAACGCCACGCTAAAGGCATACGTGTTCCCGGGCAAGACCTACACCATCAACGTCGTCAACGGGAGCTTCGATTTCACCGTTGAGCCATTCCAGACGGTCGGCGAGAGGTCGGTGGAGTTCAGACACGGCGCCAGCATTCTGAAGCGGATAACCGTTGCTGTGGTCTCTCCCGTGAGGATAGAGCTGCTCACATCGGAGGCGAGGGGCGAAAAAACCGCCCGGCTGAAGTTCCGGGTCGTGGATTCGGTCAACGACCCCGTCAGCGGGATATACTTAAACGTTAGCGTGGACGGCTTTGTGATGCGCGTGATGACCAACGGCTCCGGAATAGCCACCCTCGACGTCCCCGTGCCGGAGAGGGAAACCAACGCGACTGTGACGGTTGCCTTCGACGGCTCCCCCTACTACCTGCCCGCCAGCGGGAGGTTCTACGTCATAATCTCCAAAAAGCGGAAGATCCCATGGTTCTACATCGGTGTGATCGTGATAATCGGCGCTCTGGTGGCCAGATACAGGCTCGTGAAGAGAAAACCCGAGGAAAGAAGGCGGGATAGGATTCTGAAGATAATATTCAACAACGGCATACCCCTGTTCCAGGAGGGCGAGAGCATGGAGATAAGCATAGAGTGCGACGGTGAGCCCGAGCTCTACGTAGATGGAAAACCCGTTGGAAAGGGAAGGGACTTCAGGTTGACCCTGCCGCTGGGAGACCACACGATAGAGGCCAGGTGCGGCGACCTCGTGGAGACCGCCAGAGCTAGGATACTGCCCAGCTACAACGACGCCGTCGTGGAGTACTACGAGAGGTGCTTCCTCCCCTGGGCGAAGGGCGTGGGGGTGGACGTGGACGAACTGACGCCCAGGGAAATAGCTGAGACCCTCACGGACATGATGTACCCGTGGGAGCCGGTAGACACCCTCACATGGATATTCGAGAAGGCCAAGTACAGCGGGAGGAGGGTCTCACGGGACGAGTTCATACGGTTCTACCGCTCGGTGCTCGAGGTAATAGGAGGTGGCTGCGTTGTTTAA